Within the Hypericibacter adhaerens genome, the region CGCCGCGTCGGACGCGCTCGGCAACGCGATCGACGTCTTGAACAACGCCCGGGCCTCGATCGGCGCCTACCAGAACCGCCTCCAGTTCGCCGCCGACAATATCGCCTCGGCGGTGGAAAACACGGAAGCCGCCCGATCCAACCTGCTGGACCTCGATATCGCGTCGGAAATGACGACCTTCACCTCGAAGCAGATCCTGGTGCAGGCCGGCGTGGCGATGCTGGCCCAGGCCAACCAGATGCCGCAGGACCTGCTCAAGCTGTTCCAGTAACGGCCGGCCGATCCCGAAAAGACCGAACAGAAACCTCAAAAAGAACAAGAAGGACCACCGTCATGACCATCATCCGCCACTGCGACGTCGACACCCTGATCGAGGCCGAGCCCGCGCGCCGCATCGTCATGCTCTATGACGAGGCCATCGCGGCCATCCGCATCGCCGGGATGGCGGCCACCTCCGGGGACATCGAAGGCCGCTGCAACGCCGTGACCGCGGCGATGGAGATCGTGGGCTTCCTCTATGTGACGCTCGACACCGACCTCGGCGGCGAAGTGGCCGTCAATCTCGGCTCGATCTACGCCCACATCATGGCCCAGCTGCCGCGCGTGAACGTCTACAACGACACCGACACGGCCGAGCGGCTGGTGGCGATGCTGGAGCCGCTGCGCGACTCCTGGAACGAGCTCGCCGGCCTGACCGGTCTCGTCTCCATGTCGAACGCCGAGCTGCGCGCCGCCGTCTGATCTCCTCATCACCGAACCACGGCGCCAGGAAGGCGACGTCTCCATGGAAGCGATCCAGACCGAAACCGGCACGAGCGGCATCGCCCAGGGCCTGTTCGGCAAGACCCAGGGTCAGGCAGGAAAGGGCGGCGGCCTGTTCGCCGCCCTCCTCGCCCTGGTCGGTCGCGCGACCGGCGATGGCAAGGAGACCGGCCAGAAGGGTGACGGCTCCGCCGACGCCGCGGCCGGCCTTCAGGGCCTGCTCGCTCTCTTCAATCCCGCCGCGATACAGAATTCGACGGGCCAGGGCTCGACGGGTCAGGGCTCGACGGGCCAGGATCTGATCGGCGACAGCGGCACCGATCCGTTGACGGCCGTGGCCGCGGCCAACGGCCTCGACCTTTCCCAGATCGGCGATCGCAACAAGCTGGCTCTCCTCGCCCAGGCCCTCGCCGATGCCCGGAACGGCGACGCGGCAACGCCGGCAACGGGTACCGAAAGCCAGGATACGGGCATCGCGCTGGATCCGGCCGCGACCCAGAAGACCCTGAGCCCCGCCGATCTCGACGCTATCCTGACCGAGCTGCGCGCGCGGGCCGCCGCCAAGTTCGGTGCCGACAACGGCAAGCCTGCCCTGACCCAGGACGGCATGAACGCCGCCCTCGCGCCGAAGACCGGGCCTTCGGCGCCGGCCGGCGCGACCGGCCCCGGCCAGGCGCCGTTGATCGAAGACACGACCCAGAATTTCGCGCCGGAAACGGTGGACCCTGCCGCCCCGACGGCTGCGCCCGCTACAACGCCCGTCCCCACCCCGCCGGCGCACCCGGCCGTGGCCGCAGGCAGCTTCATCAGCGTCGAAACGACCGGCGACGGGGAGAAGCCGGCCGAGGATGCGGATGCGGCCACGGGCGAGGAGCCCGCTTCGCCGCCGGCCGATGGCGAGACAACCGCCGCAGCGGCGCCCGCGGCCGGCACAGCGCCGCCATCCAAGACCCCCGATGCCGGCACCAGCCCGTTCCAGAAGGTCGAGGTGGCGCCGCCCACGAATACCAAGTCCGATGCGCGCACACCGGTCCATGCCGCGGCCACGCTCGAGGGCGACAAGAAGGCCGAGCCCAGGCCCGATCCGGCGACGGCGGATACCGACAGCGGCCGGACCGACAAGGTCGCGTCGTCGGACGACACGAGCAGCCGGGCGGCCGCCAGCCGCGATTCCGCCGATGCTGGCAGCAGCACGAGTGCCACCGCCACCGTCGCGCCGGTCGACGCGCGCAGCCATGCCGCCGCCCGCGGCCCGATCCAGGTGCCGGTCGAGAAGCTCAGCCAGTTCCTGACCCAGGGCGACCAGCTGCCGCTGCAGATCCAGC harbors:
- the fliS gene encoding flagellar export chaperone FliS, which translates into the protein MTIIRHCDVDTLIEAEPARRIVMLYDEAIAAIRIAGMAATSGDIEGRCNAVTAAMEIVGFLYVTLDTDLGGEVAVNLGSIYAHIMAQLPRVNVYNDTDTAERLVAMLEPLRDSWNELAGLTGLVSMSNAELRAAV
- a CDS encoding flagellar hook-length control protein FliK encodes the protein MEAIQTETGTSGIAQGLFGKTQGQAGKGGGLFAALLALVGRATGDGKETGQKGDGSADAAAGLQGLLALFNPAAIQNSTGQGSTGQGSTGQDLIGDSGTDPLTAVAAANGLDLSQIGDRNKLALLAQALADARNGDAATPATGTESQDTGIALDPAATQKTLSPADLDAILTELRARAAAKFGADNGKPALTQDGMNAALAPKTGPSAPAGATGPGQAPLIEDTTQNFAPETVDPAAPTAAPATTPVPTPPAHPAVAAGSFISVETTGDGEKPAEDADAATGEEPASPPADGETTAAAAPAAGTAPPSKTPDAGTSPFQKVEVAPPTNTKSDARTPVHAAATLEGDKKAEPRPDPATADTDSGRTDKVASSDDTSSRAAASRDSADAGSSTSATATVAPVDARSHAAARGPIQVPVEKLSQFLTQGDQLPLQIQRAVANGRDHITIQIVPHDLGRIEIKLDFDRSGTINTVIAADRPQTLDLLKRDATGLERALQDAGFKTDGSSLSFNLQSDQRQQYQNQQNNPGPTAWQPSIADEAERAYRPSYRIASTADAIRAVADGRLNIAV